The Elusimicrobiota bacterium genome has a segment encoding these proteins:
- a CDS encoding BrnT family toxin: MIHFEWDDAKDRENQAKHSVA, translated from the coding sequence ATGATCCACTTCGAATGGGACGATGCCAAGGACCGCGAAAATCAGGCCAAGCATAGCGTCGCG
- a CDS encoding type II toxin-antitoxin system RelE/ParE family toxin, with product MLFEDEHGSCQVRDYLRGQDKRVRGHAGWLLQVLEEQGHRLGRPAAGHLEDGIYELRVIVARQHHRLLFFFDRRSIVVTNAFLKKTEKVPEAEIAKAKKARLEWESQRGSA from the coding sequence GTGCTCTTCGAAGACGAGCACGGGAGCTGCCAGGTCCGCGATTATCTTCGCGGCCAGGACAAGCGGGTCCGCGGCCATGCCGGCTGGCTGCTGCAGGTCCTGGAAGAACAGGGACACAGACTGGGCCGTCCGGCGGCAGGCCATCTGGAAGACGGCATCTATGAGCTCCGGGTCATCGTCGCAAGGCAGCATCATCGCCTACTGTTCTTTTTCGACCGTCGGTCCATCGTCGTCACGAACGCCTTTCTAAAGAAGACCGAAAAAGTCCCGGAAGCTGAGATAGCCAAAGCCAAGAAGGCTCGCCTGGAATGGGAAAGTCAGAGGGGAAGCGCATGA
- a CDS encoding helix-turn-helix transcriptional regulator has protein sequence MKADKRGILLRDFLREELQDPEIRCHYEEVRAEWLAARAVIRARTAAGLTQAELARKVHTSQQSISRIEAGGQNTSVAILRKIGQALGMELHIDYKPKGLKLKHA, from the coding sequence ATGAAAGCCGACAAAAGAGGGATCCTCCTCAGGGATTTCCTGCGCGAGGAACTCCAGGACCCCGAGATCCGGTGCCACTACGAGGAGGTCCGGGCGGAATGGCTCGCCGCCCGCGCCGTGATTCGGGCCAGGACCGCGGCCGGACTCACCCAGGCCGAACTCGCCAGGAAGGTCCATACCAGCCAGCAGTCCATCTCCCGCATCGAAGCCGGCGGACAGAACACCTCCGTGGCTATCCTGCGCAAGATCGGGCAGGCCCTGGGCATGGAGCTCCACATCGACTACAAACCCAAAGGCCTCAAGCTCAAGCATGCCTGA
- a CDS encoding transcriptional regulator encodes MSEPFDSAVCAKATLDDLNFDQIKWFVSSARRARGTSIPNDATPQDLLERLHLIRDGRLTNAALILFGRKPHLTSPPVKCLQFQGTTAQTPLIQQHDCDGTIFEWLFQAAFFALKALSRPPERWDLPPYEIPKEAVQEAVLNALMHQDYSSKTGMQLALFSDRLEISNPGALPPSLTIDQLRQPHPSVPANPLLAQALYLNKNAELSGAGTITMIELCRKAGLPEPQFKLADNGFLTSLSRRPQPASAPDGGQAGGQAAPSVPPNVLELVRLLGQAGPLGNAELRQRLGLKGRSDLRERFVYPALDAGLIEPTIPDKPNSRLQKYRLTPKGTALLAAL; translated from the coding sequence ATGAGCGAACCCTTCGATTCCGCGGTCTGCGCCAAGGCCACGCTGGACGACCTCAACTTCGACCAGATCAAGTGGTTCGTGTCCAGCGCCCGCCGCGCCCGCGGCACCTCCATCCCCAATGACGCAACCCCCCAGGACCTCCTTGAACGCCTCCACCTCATCCGCGACGGCCGCCTGACCAATGCCGCGCTCATCCTGTTCGGCCGCAAGCCGCACCTCACATCACCCCCCGTCAAATGCCTCCAATTCCAAGGCACCACAGCCCAAACGCCCCTCATCCAACAGCACGACTGCGACGGCACCATATTCGAATGGCTGTTCCAGGCCGCCTTCTTCGCCCTCAAAGCCCTCAGCCGCCCTCCCGAGAGATGGGACCTGCCCCCCTACGAGATCCCCAAAGAGGCGGTCCAAGAGGCCGTGCTCAACGCCCTGATGCACCAGGATTATTCCTCCAAAACAGGCATGCAATTGGCCCTCTTCTCCGACCGGCTAGAGATCTCCAATCCAGGCGCCTTGCCCCCTTCCCTTACTATAGACCAACTCCGCCAGCCGCACCCATCCGTGCCGGCCAACCCCTTGCTGGCCCAAGCCCTCTACCTTAACAAGAACGCCGAACTCAGCGGCGCCGGCACCATCACCATGATCGAGCTTTGCCGCAAGGCCGGCCTGCCTGAGCCCCAGTTCAAGCTCGCGGACAACGGTTTCCTGACCAGCCTGAGCCGCCGGCCTCAGCCGGCCTCCGCCCCGGATGGGGGGCAAGCCGGCGGGCAGGCCGCCCCCTCGGTCCCCCCGAATGTCCTGGAGCTGGTGCGCCTCCTTGGCCAAGCCGGCCCCTTGGGCAACGCCGAACTCCGCCAGCGCCTCGGACTCAAAGGCCGCAGCGACCTGCGCGAGCGCTTCGTATACCCGGCCTTGGACGCCGGATTGATCGAGCCCACCATCCCGGACAAGCCCAACAGCCGCCTCCAGAAATATCGGCTCACCCCCAAAGGGACAGCCCTGCTGGCAGCTCTTTAG
- a CDS encoding peptidoglycan recognition family protein, which translates to MNRSLGAAIALAALIFPGFAQALQVSTYTIVSERRLELTRSYCKQHYGLDSAELKSPQVVVIHATELATLAATLKTFKPDTIDPGRRYLRRFDRLNVGVHFVVDTNGDVYSLLPLDVIGRHAIGLNHVSVGIENVGFSERLTPEQLESDAALVEDLVQRLPSLRYLIGHHEYADKSLPHYALYKELAPGYKPTEKSDPGPAFMKTLRERLAARGIQLGT; encoded by the coding sequence ATGAACCGCAGCCTCGGCGCGGCCATCGCGCTGGCCGCCCTCATCTTCCCCGGCTTCGCGCAAGCCCTGCAGGTCAGCACCTACACCATCGTCAGCGAGCGGCGCCTGGAGCTGACCCGCAGCTACTGCAAGCAGCATTACGGCCTCGATTCCGCGGAGCTCAAATCGCCGCAGGTGGTCGTCATCCACGCCACTGAGCTCGCCACGCTCGCGGCCACCCTCAAGACCTTCAAGCCCGACACCATCGACCCCGGCCGCCGCTACCTGCGCCGCTTCGACCGGCTCAACGTGGGCGTGCATTTCGTGGTGGACACCAACGGCGACGTGTATTCTCTCCTTCCCTTGGATGTCATCGGCCGCCACGCCATCGGCCTCAACCATGTCTCGGTCGGCATCGAGAACGTAGGCTTCTCCGAGCGCCTCACCCCCGAGCAGTTGGAGTCCGACGCGGCCTTGGTCGAGGACCTGGTCCAAAGACTGCCCAGCCTGCGCTACCTCATCGGGCACCACGAATATGCGGACAAGTCCCTGCCCCACTACGCCCTCTACAAGGAGCTCGCGCCCGGCTATAAGCCGACCGAAAAGAGCGACCCCGGGCCGGCTTTCATGAAGACCCTGCGCGAGAGGCTCGCGGCGCGGGGCATCCAGCTGGGGACCTAA
- a CDS encoding DUF1287 domain-containing protein has product MRPLLIACACALAAAPLRAEPSRSRFIADWLRHYAVGAAAATPADAASVRSLSDAALAQTKVLTTYDPAYVRLAYPGGDVPASRGVCTDVLIRAYRKLGVDLQVDVREDMKAAFPAYPKLWGRREPDSNIDHRRVPNLMVLFSRQGAALPLSKRAADYRPGDIVAWDLGGGVTHIGLVVDRKSQDGARFLIVHNIGPGPLLEDVLFDWKIIGHFRYKLSR; this is encoded by the coding sequence ATGAGGCCACTCCTCATCGCCTGCGCCTGCGCCCTCGCCGCCGCCCCTTTGCGCGCCGAGCCCAGCCGGTCCCGCTTCATCGCGGATTGGCTGCGGCATTATGCGGTCGGCGCGGCCGCGGCAACGCCCGCGGACGCGGCCTCCGTCCGCAGCCTCTCGGATGCGGCGCTCGCGCAGACCAAGGTCTTGACCACCTACGACCCGGCCTATGTGCGGCTCGCTTATCCGGGAGGAGACGTACCCGCCTCCCGCGGGGTCTGCACCGACGTGCTCATCAGGGCCTATCGCAAGCTCGGCGTAGACCTCCAGGTGGACGTGCGGGAGGACATGAAGGCCGCCTTCCCGGCCTATCCCAAGCTCTGGGGGCGCCGGGAGCCGGACTCGAACATCGACCACCGCCGGGTCCCCAATCTCATGGTCTTGTTCAGCCGGCAAGGCGCGGCCTTGCCGCTCTCGAAGCGGGCGGCCGACTACCGGCCCGGCGACATCGTGGCCTGGGACCTGGGCGGCGGCGTCACCCACATCGGCCTGGTCGTGGACCGCAAGAGCCAAGACGGCGCCCGCTTCCTCATCGTGCACAACATAGGGCCGGGCCCGCTCCTGGAAGACGTCTTGTTCGACTGGAAGATCATCGGGCACTTCCGCTACAAGCTGTCGCGATGA
- a CDS encoding CapA family protein, with translation MRRLACAGLLLCGLAGLTRAAPVRFCAVGDVLLDREPRKIIERDGVEAPLRAVSGLIRGHDLAFCNLECPASAAGSPLPKNYSFHAKPAYLEALRLAGFNLVSMANNHSIDWGREALLETKDNIAKHGMVPLGAGPDQKQAQEPVMVKKGGLTFAFLANEDMLLEGIVSLPDRPAAAAASVEELVASIQRARRSADFVVVSEHWGAEFQEEPTWNQVEKAHRLIDAGADLVLGHHPHVLQSIELYRGKYIVYSLGNFLFDQKQESRSQSLVFDCEFDSGGIRNVGFTPVYVEHYQPRPATAEESRAIIARLRRLSRGYGVRLAPEPSGGRVRLEPAAAVILETATADGTIRATSASIELLGPSGAAVDSLSFPGGKELRLAEVLVSSGSARLYGVLGAPGEEEGQLVVVPVLAGRFGRPALDRHRYKVWKLALADVDGDGRPELCVGLRKKTRYHPVEDNRLFVFSLSGTALYPKWLGSQFAHPFLDFEFRKRPAGGEELVLLEALPEGRRRAAAYAWDDFGFKSVRTVQEPCAALADCP, from the coding sequence ATGCGCAGGCTGGCGTGCGCCGGGCTGCTGCTCTGCGGCCTCGCGGGCCTGACGCGAGCCGCGCCCGTGCGCTTCTGCGCGGTCGGAGACGTGCTGCTCGACCGCGAGCCGCGCAAGATCATCGAAAGGGACGGCGTCGAGGCGCCGCTGCGCGCCGTCTCCGGCCTCATACGCGGGCACGACCTGGCTTTCTGCAACCTGGAGTGCCCGGCCTCCGCCGCGGGCAGCCCCTTGCCCAAGAACTACAGCTTCCACGCAAAGCCCGCATACCTTGAGGCCCTGCGGCTGGCGGGCTTCAACCTGGTCTCCATGGCCAACAACCATTCCATCGACTGGGGCCGCGAGGCCCTGCTGGAGACCAAGGACAACATCGCCAAGCACGGGATGGTCCCCTTGGGCGCGGGGCCAGACCAGAAGCAGGCCCAGGAGCCGGTCATGGTCAAGAAGGGCGGGCTCACCTTCGCCTTCCTGGCCAATGAGGACATGCTCCTGGAGGGGATCGTGAGCCTCCCCGACCGTCCGGCCGCGGCCGCGGCGAGCGTGGAGGAGCTGGTGGCGAGCATCCAGCGCGCGCGCCGGTCCGCGGACTTCGTGGTGGTCTCCGAGCATTGGGGCGCGGAGTTCCAGGAGGAGCCGACCTGGAACCAGGTGGAGAAGGCCCACCGCCTCATAGACGCGGGAGCCGACCTGGTGCTCGGGCATCATCCCCACGTCCTGCAGAGCATCGAGCTCTACCGCGGCAAGTACATCGTCTACAGCCTGGGCAATTTCCTGTTCGACCAGAAGCAGGAAAGCCGCTCCCAGAGCCTGGTGTTCGACTGCGAGTTCGACAGCGGGGGGATCCGCAACGTCGGGTTCACGCCGGTCTACGTGGAGCATTATCAGCCGCGGCCCGCGACTGCCGAAGAGTCGCGGGCCATCATCGCCAGGCTGCGCAGGCTTTCCCGGGGCTATGGGGTGAGGCTCGCGCCGGAGCCGTCAGGAGGCCGGGTCCGGCTGGAGCCCGCCGCGGCCGTCATCCTGGAGACCGCGACGGCCGACGGCACGATCAGGGCCACCTCCGCTTCGATCGAACTGCTCGGGCCCTCAGGAGCGGCCGTGGACTCCCTGAGCTTCCCCGGCGGCAAAGAGCTGCGGCTGGCCGAGGTCTTGGTCAGCTCGGGCTCCGCCAGGCTCTACGGGGTGTTGGGCGCGCCGGGCGAGGAAGAGGGGCAGCTGGTGGTGGTCCCGGTGCTGGCGGGCCGGTTCGGCAGGCCGGCCCTGGACCGGCATCGCTACAAGGTCTGGAAGCTCGCGCTGGCGGACGTGGACGGCGACGGCCGCCCGGAGCTCTGCGTGGGCCTGCGCAAGAAGACCCGCTACCATCCGGTCGAGGACAACCGGCTCTTCGTCTTCTCCCTTTCCGGGACCGCGCTCTATCCCAAATGGCTGGGCTCGCAGTTCGCGCATCCCTTCCTCGACTTCGAATTCCGCAAGCGGCCGGCCGGGGGCGAGGAGTTGGTCCTGCTGGAAGCCCTGCCGGAAGGCCGCCGCCGCGCGGCCGCCTATGCCTGGGACGACTTCGGCTTCAAGTCCGTCCGGACCGTCCAAGAGCCCTGCGCCGCTTTGGCGGACTGCCCCTGA
- a CDS encoding DUF3160 domain-containing protein encodes MILPALVLGLLTVSPARCAEPAPTKTPAAAAALLSESDLSGKTLQELWLMRNEVFARHGRPFKTYELHSYFMGKGYKPKKDYSEASLSPVERKNVALLERLEKELAKRDYITENGKEKVALGNVLNKFQFPAFNEAQSGLLAANGFLVLPTKSKQLFNILEQNDYSGAPNLVTTDVILQVYHEFFDASLRRLEAGRLSQTLKELCQRMLGESSALYSQTKDPALKEAARRNMAYFSVPLYFLQGQDAGAVAPEVKALVLEEAARCEKHQGLDSPLILKSDPALRVDYSQFTPRGHYTRSKELTAYFQAMMWFGTYGLPINDDTGLAQSLLIAYQLQNMRSREKPLIELWRAVYEPTAFYAGLSDELGPEQYLKALPQAFAGAGWGQFHDPARLADMRQKLAKAAEELAQIDQLRSLAPGSAQKLVLFKFMGQRYIPDSDIFTRLTNMSRPMPKALDVMAGLGSELAADLMQDRYKDTWAQWPAYPEELKKTQALFAGLKPEDWRQNLYYGWLWTLKPLLVSRLSAPYPFFMRSEAYPAKSLQTVLGSWTELRHDTILYAKQSGAFECGGGDEDLRLTWIPDPPKGYVEPNLEFYGRLKDLLKQNKQGLEKYGLPDGDMKSIFDRLTDTISFLEAVSTKELAGLPLTLGEYEQIRRFGGLLQSLTKSIGDMAMEGPLDDDKQRAALVADVHTRTGQDEALEEAVGDAAEIYAVVELEGRLKLTRGAAFTHYEFTRPLSQRLTDEQWQAMLDAGKAPPRDSWTDAFCNDTAVEQPKPAYVDDDVVRERIGKDSGWKTLDYDTGS; translated from the coding sequence ATGATCCTACCAGCCCTCGTCCTTGGACTCCTGACGGTTTCCCCCGCCCGCTGCGCCGAGCCCGCGCCCACGAAGACCCCGGCAGCCGCGGCCGCGCTCCTCTCCGAATCGGACCTGTCCGGAAAGACCCTCCAAGAGCTCTGGCTCATGCGCAACGAGGTCTTCGCCAGGCACGGCCGGCCCTTCAAGACCTACGAGCTCCACTCCTATTTCATGGGCAAAGGCTATAAGCCGAAGAAGGACTACAGCGAGGCGTCCCTGTCCCCCGTGGAGCGCAAGAACGTCGCGCTCCTGGAAAGGCTGGAAAAAGAGCTGGCCAAGCGCGACTACATAACGGAGAACGGCAAGGAGAAGGTCGCCCTCGGCAACGTGCTCAACAAGTTCCAGTTCCCCGCCTTCAACGAGGCCCAATCCGGCCTGCTGGCCGCCAACGGCTTCCTGGTCCTGCCCACCAAGTCCAAGCAGCTCTTCAACATACTGGAGCAGAACGACTACTCGGGCGCGCCCAACCTCGTCACCACCGACGTCATCCTGCAGGTCTATCACGAGTTCTTCGACGCCAGCCTGCGCCGGCTCGAGGCAGGCCGTCTCTCGCAGACTTTGAAAGAGCTCTGCCAGCGCATGCTCGGCGAGTCCAGCGCGCTCTACTCCCAGACCAAGGACCCCGCCCTCAAGGAAGCGGCGCGCCGGAACATGGCTTATTTCAGCGTCCCCCTGTATTTCCTCCAGGGCCAGGACGCCGGCGCCGTGGCCCCGGAGGTCAAGGCGCTGGTGCTCGAGGAGGCGGCCCGCTGCGAGAAGCACCAAGGCCTGGACTCCCCGCTCATCCTCAAGTCCGACCCGGCGCTCAGGGTGGACTACTCGCAGTTCACCCCCAGGGGGCACTACACCCGCAGCAAGGAGCTCACGGCCTATTTCCAGGCCATGATGTGGTTCGGGACCTACGGCCTGCCCATCAACGACGACACGGGCCTGGCCCAGAGCCTGCTCATCGCCTACCAGCTCCAGAACATGAGATCCCGGGAGAAGCCCCTCATCGAGCTCTGGCGCGCGGTGTATGAGCCCACGGCTTTCTACGCCGGCCTCTCCGACGAGCTCGGCCCGGAGCAGTACCTCAAGGCGCTCCCGCAGGCTTTCGCGGGCGCGGGCTGGGGCCAGTTCCACGACCCGGCCAGGCTCGCGGACATGCGCCAGAAGCTCGCCAAGGCCGCCGAGGAGTTGGCCCAGATCGACCAGCTCCGCTCGCTGGCCCCCGGCTCCGCGCAGAAGCTGGTCCTCTTCAAGTTCATGGGCCAGCGCTACATCCCGGACTCCGATATCTTCACTCGGCTCACCAACATGAGCCGTCCCATGCCCAAAGCGCTCGACGTCATGGCCGGCTTGGGCAGCGAGCTGGCGGCCGATCTGATGCAGGACCGGTACAAGGACACCTGGGCGCAGTGGCCGGCCTATCCCGAGGAGCTCAAGAAGACCCAAGCGCTCTTCGCGGGCTTGAAGCCCGAGGACTGGCGGCAGAACCTCTACTACGGCTGGCTGTGGACCCTCAAGCCCTTGCTGGTGTCGAGGCTCTCGGCGCCGTACCCGTTCTTCATGCGCAGCGAGGCCTACCCGGCCAAGAGCCTGCAGACCGTGCTGGGGAGCTGGACGGAATTGCGCCATGACACGATCCTGTACGCCAAGCAGAGCGGCGCCTTCGAATGCGGCGGCGGCGACGAGGACCTGCGCCTGACCTGGATACCGGATCCGCCCAAGGGCTACGTGGAACCGAACCTGGAGTTCTACGGCCGGCTCAAGGACCTGCTCAAGCAGAACAAGCAAGGCCTTGAGAAATACGGTCTTCCCGATGGGGATATGAAGTCCATCTTCGACCGGCTGACCGATACCATCTCCTTCCTGGAAGCGGTGTCCACCAAGGAGCTCGCCGGTCTGCCCCTCACCCTCGGCGAATACGAGCAGATCCGCAGGTTCGGCGGCCTGCTGCAGAGCCTCACGAAATCCATCGGCGACATGGCCATGGAGGGTCCGCTGGATGATGATAAGCAGCGCGCGGCTTTGGTGGCGGATGTCCACACCCGGACCGGCCAGGACGAGGCCTTGGAGGAAGCTGTGGGCGACGCGGCCGAGATATACGCTGTAGTCGAGCTGGAGGGCAGGCTCAAGCTGACCCGGGGAGCGGCCTTCACCCACTACGAGTTCACCCGGCCTCTTTCCCAGAGGCTCACGGACGAGCAATGGCAGGCCATGCTCGATGCCGGCAAGGCGCCGCCGCGGGATTCCTGGACGGACGCGTTCTGCAACGACACGGCGGTGGAGCAGCCCAAGCCGGCCTACGTCGATGACGATGTGGTGCGCGAGCGCATCGGCAAGGATTCCGGCTGGAAGACGCTCGATTACGACACGGGCTCATAG
- the pgl gene encoding 6-phosphogluconolactonase yields MAEAAAELWAQQARTASGSRGVFRVALSGGRTPELLFGLLTEERFQSLPWEKTEVFWVDERYVPYDDQESNYRLARESLLDRVPILKESIHPMPTGSGDPARDAAAYEALLRGRFPGQSWPSFDLCLLGLGEDGHTASLFPGGPELAERHGWVAASRSPKGVADRLTLTMPVLLGSRLRLLLACGRGKSAVVKAVLGPVADPPLLPAQMVWHGEGRGVFLIDQEAACRVAPTSQ; encoded by the coding sequence GTGGCCGAGGCGGCGGCGGAGCTGTGGGCTCAGCAGGCCCGGACAGCCAGCGGCAGCCGGGGCGTGTTCCGCGTCGCCCTTTCCGGCGGCAGGACCCCGGAACTGCTGTTTGGTCTCTTGACCGAAGAGCGCTTCCAGAGTCTGCCCTGGGAGAAGACCGAGGTGTTCTGGGTGGATGAGCGCTATGTCCCCTACGATGACCAGGAGAGCAACTATCGCCTGGCGCGCGAGTCGCTGCTGGACCGGGTCCCGATCCTCAAGGAGAGCATCCATCCGATGCCCACGGGCTCGGGGGACCCGGCCCGCGATGCGGCCGCCTATGAGGCTCTGCTCAGGGGGCGCTTCCCGGGCCAGTCTTGGCCGAGCTTCGATCTGTGTCTGCTGGGGCTGGGCGAGGATGGGCACACGGCGTCGCTATTCCCGGGGGGGCCGGAGCTGGCGGAGAGGCACGGCTGGGTGGCGGCGTCGCGCTCTCCCAAAGGGGTGGCTGACCGGCTCACGCTGACGATGCCCGTGCTCCTGGGATCCAGGCTGAGGCTGCTGCTGGCGTGCGGTCGGGGTAAGTCCGCCGTGGTGAAGGCGGTGTTGGGTCCGGTCGCCGACCCGCCGCTGCTGCCGGCGCAGATGGTCTGGCACGGCGAAGGCCGCGGGGTGTTCCTCATCGACCAGGAAGCCGCTTGCCGCGTCGCACCGACATCTCAGTAG
- the zwf gene encoding glucose-6-phosphate dehydrogenase, whose translation MSEDELRHGPGLKFSIHEGLCLENKPDPCGLVLFGASGDLVARKILPSLQGLGSRGLLPEDFFVLGLGRAPMDEAAWRAQAPGVKNLYYLQGDYGAAETFAALGRRLQELSAQHGTRGNVIFYLALPPDLFHPVTHKLGEAGLLDEGPGRWSRVVFEKPFGNDLASALSLAGEIRDHLKEPQVYRMDHYLGKDTVQNVLMFRFANAIFEPIWKRTYIDHVQISVLESEGVGHRAGYYDRSGVLRDMFQNHMLQLLALVAMEPPSSFAADRVRDEKIKVFRALKPLDPAAPGQGVVLGQYAGYRGEPGVASASKTPTYAALRVEVEDWRWEGVPFYLRTGKSLAKRSAEIAVVFKNVPHSMFRPLVPSNLEANTLVFRIQPAEGMSLAIQAKKPGPKTCIGTLTMDFDYAKAFGENPPESYERLLLDVMLGDQTLFPREDALEETWRFIAPLLGADLPLASYGPGAWGPAEADRLLEDEGRAWRRP comes from the coding sequence GTGAGCGAGGACGAACTGCGCCACGGGCCGGGGCTCAAGTTCAGCATCCACGAGGGCCTCTGCCTCGAGAACAAGCCCGATCCCTGCGGCCTGGTGCTCTTCGGCGCCTCCGGAGACCTGGTCGCGCGCAAGATCCTGCCGTCCTTGCAGGGCCTGGGCTCCCGGGGGCTTCTGCCCGAGGATTTCTTCGTGCTCGGCCTGGGCCGCGCGCCGATGGACGAGGCCGCGTGGCGCGCCCAGGCGCCCGGCGTCAAGAACCTCTATTACCTGCAGGGCGACTACGGCGCGGCCGAGACCTTCGCGGCTTTGGGCCGCAGGCTCCAGGAGCTCTCCGCCCAGCACGGCACCCGGGGCAACGTCATCTTCTACCTGGCCCTGCCCCCGGACCTGTTCCACCCGGTGACGCACAAGCTCGGCGAGGCCGGCCTGCTCGATGAGGGCCCGGGCCGCTGGTCGCGGGTGGTCTTCGAGAAGCCCTTCGGCAACGACCTGGCCAGCGCCCTGTCCTTGGCCGGAGAGATCCGCGACCATCTCAAGGAGCCGCAGGTCTACCGGATGGACCATTACCTGGGCAAGGACACGGTCCAGAACGTGCTGATGTTCCGCTTCGCCAACGCGATCTTCGAGCCGATCTGGAAGCGGACCTACATCGACCACGTGCAGATCTCGGTTCTGGAAAGCGAAGGGGTCGGGCACCGCGCCGGCTACTACGACCGCTCGGGCGTGCTGCGCGACATGTTCCAGAACCACATGCTGCAGCTCCTGGCCTTGGTGGCCATGGAGCCGCCTTCGAGCTTCGCGGCGGACCGTGTGCGCGACGAGAAGATCAAGGTGTTCCGCGCGCTCAAACCCCTGGACCCGGCCGCGCCGGGCCAGGGGGTGGTGCTGGGCCAGTACGCGGGCTACCGCGGCGAGCCCGGGGTCGCCTCCGCCTCCAAGACGCCGACCTACGCGGCGCTGCGCGTGGAGGTCGAGGACTGGCGCTGGGAGGGCGTGCCCTTCTACCTGCGCACGGGCAAGAGCCTGGCCAAGCGCAGCGCGGAGATCGCGGTGGTCTTCAAGAACGTGCCGCACTCCATGTTCAGGCCGCTCGTGCCGTCCAACCTGGAGGCCAACACCTTGGTCTTCCGCATCCAGCCGGCGGAGGGGATGTCGCTGGCCATCCAGGCCAAGAAGCCCGGGCCCAAGACCTGCATCGGGACCTTGACCATGGACTTCGACTACGCCAAGGCCTTCGGGGAGAATCCCCCGGAATCCTACGAGCGCCTGCTGCTCGACGTGATGCTGGGCGACCAGACCTTGTTCCCGCGCGAGGACGCGCTGGAGGAGACCTGGCGCTTCATCGCGCCGCTGCTCGGAGCCGACCTGCCCCTCGCTTCCTACGGCCCGGGAGCCTGGGGGCCGGCCGAGGCCGACCGTCTGCTCGAGGACGAGGGCCGGGCCTGGAGGCGGCCATAG
- the gnd gene encoding decarboxylating 6-phosphogluconate dehydrogenase, whose translation MRLAMVGLGRMGLNMSVRLIKGGHQVVGFDPSAAARARAARSGLRKASSLEDAVRQLKAPRVVWLMIPAGQPVWDAVDALAGLLRPGDLVVDGGNSRYKDAARHDRTLARCGAAFMDVGVSGGIWGLKEGYCLMAGGAAKDFRRLQPALKTLAPKDGYALVGPTGAGHFTKMVHNGVEYALMQGYAEGLALLRGSPFPLDLHGVCRLWNQGSVVRSWLLELAEEALRKDPTLKSLRGWVADSGEGRWTVLDAVELGIPAPTITLSLFERFRSRMNDSFQDKVLAALRQEFGGHAVRRAK comes from the coding sequence ATGCGTCTAGCCATGGTCGGATTGGGCCGCATGGGGCTCAACATGTCGGTGCGACTCATCAAGGGCGGGCATCAGGTGGTCGGCTTCGACCCCTCGGCGGCGGCGCGCGCCCGGGCCGCGCGCTCGGGCCTGCGCAAGGCTTCGTCCCTGGAAGACGCGGTGCGCCAGCTCAAGGCCCCGCGCGTGGTCTGGCTCATGATCCCGGCGGGCCAGCCGGTCTGGGACGCGGTGGACGCCTTGGCCGGCCTCCTGCGCCCCGGCGACCTGGTGGTCGACGGCGGCAACTCCCGCTACAAGGACGCCGCCCGCCACGACCGGACCTTGGCCCGGTGCGGCGCGGCCTTCATGGACGTGGGCGTCAGCGGCGGCATCTGGGGCCTGAAGGAAGGCTACTGCCTCATGGCCGGCGGCGCGGCCAAGGACTTCCGGCGCCTGCAGCCGGCGCTCAAGACGCTGGCCCCCAAGGACGGCTACGCGCTGGTGGGCCCGACCGGAGCCGGGCATTTCACCAAGATGGTGCACAACGGCGTGGAGTACGCCCTGATGCAGGGCTACGCCGAGGGCCTGGCCCTGCTGCGCGGCTCTCCCTTCCCGCTGGACCTGCACGGCGTGTGCCGGCTCTGGAACCAAGGCAGCGTGGTGCGCTCCTGGCTGCTGGAGCTGGCCGAGGAGGCCCTGCGCAAGGACCCGACGCTCAAAAGCCTGCGCGGCTGGGTGGCGGACTCGGGCGAAGGCCGCTGGACCGTGCTCGACGCCGTGGAGCTCGGGATACCCGCGCCGACCATCACCCTGTCCCTCTTCGAGCGCTTCCGGTCCCGGATGAACGACTCCTTCCAGGACAAGGTCCTGGCCGCCCTGCGCCAGGAGTTCGGCGGGCACGCGGTCCGGAGGGCCAAGTGA